The following proteins are encoded in a genomic region of Oryctolagus cuniculus chromosome 13, mOryCun1.1, whole genome shotgun sequence:
- the GPR37L1 gene encoding G-protein coupled receptor 37-like 1, with translation MRWLWPLAVSLAAASATGLHGVLGRSRAEEVQEQQGRARRGTEDEEAKGVQHYVPEEWAEYPRPIRPAGLQPTEPLVATSPRPDKDRGTPGSGQELRANLTGSPGQRLRIQNPLYPVTESSYSAYAVMLLALVVFAVGIVGNLSVMCIVWHSYYLKSAWNSILASLALWDFLVLFFCLPVVVFNEVTKQRLLGDISCRAVPFVEVSCLGVTTFSLCALGIDRFHVATSTLPKVRPIERCQSILAKLAVIWVGSMTLAVPELLLWQLAQEPSPAWGSEDSCVMKPSASLPESLYSLVMTYQNARMWWYFGCYFCLPILFTVTCQLVTWRVRGPPGRKHEQCESQLNRTVVGLTVVYAFCALPENVCNVTVAYLSPELSRQTLGLLGLVTQFSIFFKGAITPVLLLCICRPLGQAFLDCCCCCCDQCAGASEASAPGGRSDKLKAEASSSLYFHEPRESPPLLPLGTPC, from the exons ATGCGCTGGCTGTGGCCCCTGGCCGTCTCTCTCGCTGCGGCGTCGGCCACCGGACTGCACGGTGTCTTGGGCAGGTCCAGAGCCGAGGAGGTCCAGGAGCAGCAGGGCCGAGCCAGGAGGGGCACCGAGGATGAGGAGGCCAAGGGCGTGCAGCACTACGTGCCTGAGGAGTGGGCTGAGTACCCCCGGCCCATCCGCCCTGCTGGTCTGCAGCCCACCGAGCCCCTGGTGGCCACCAGCCCCCGCCCGGACAAGGACAGGGGCACGCCAGGCAGCGGGCAGGAGCTGAGGGCCAACCTGACGGGGTCCCCGGGCCAGAGGCTGCGGATTCAGAACCCCCTGTACCCGGTGACCGAGAGCTCCTACAGCGCCTACGCCGTCATGCTGCTGGCCCTGGTGGTGTTTGCCGTGGGCATCGTGGGCAACCTGTCGGTCATGTGCATCGTGTGGCACAGCTACTACCTGAAGagcgcctggaactccatcctcgcCAGCCTGGCCCTCTGGGACTTCCTGgtcctcttcttctgcctccctgtggtCGTCTTCAATGAAGTCACCaagcagaggctgctgggggaCATCTCTTGCCGGGCCGTGCCCTTTGTGGAG GTGTCCTGTCTGGGAGTCACCACCTTCAGCCTGTGTGCCCTGGGCATCGACCGCTTCCACGTGGCCACCAGCACCCTGCCTAAGGTGAGGCCCATCGAGCGCTGTCAGTCGATCCTGGCCAAGCTGGCCGTCATCTGGGTGGGCTCCATGACACTGGCCGTGCCCGAGCTCCTGCTGTGGCAGCTGGCACAGGAGCCCTCCCCTGCCTGGGGCTCCGAGGACTCGTGTGTGATGAAGCCCTCGGCCAGCCTGCCCGAGTCCCTGTACTCGCTGGTGATGACCTACCAGAACGCCCGCATGTGGTGGTACTTCGGCTGCTACTTCTGCCTGCCCATCCTCTTCACCGTCACCTGCCAGCTGGTGACGTGGCGGGTGCGGGGCCCGCCGGGACGCAAGCACGAGCAGTGTGAGAGCCAGCTCAACCGCACCGTGGTGGGCCTGACCGTGGTCTATGCCTTCTGTGCCCTGCCGGAGAACGTGTGCAACGTGACGGTGGCCTACCTCTCCCCGGAGCTCAGCCGCCAGACACTGGGCCTGCTGGGCCTGGTCACCCAGTTCTCCATCTTCTTCAAGGGCGCCATCACGCCCGTACTCCTGCTATGCATCTGCAGGCCGCTGGGCCAGGCCTTCCtggactgctgctgctgctgctgcgacCAGTGTGCGGGCGCCTCCGAGGCCTCGGCGCCCGGCGGCCGCTCGGACAAGCTCAAGGCCGAGGCGTCCTCCTCCCTCTACTTCCATGAGCCCAGGGAGTCGCCCCCGCTCCTGCCCCTGGGTACCCCGTGCTGA